A genomic stretch from Candidatus Nitrososphaera gargensis Ga9.2 includes:
- a CDS encoding tRNA (adenine-N1)-methyltransferase: protein MNILAKIEEGSYVLLFHTPRKKWLTKVTQDKKLHTHLGIIDISATIGMEYGSAIRTTEGKLVFLIEPTIHDFIMKSERRTQIVYPKDLGYIAARTGLKNGSKVLEVGTGSGALATFMASIVKPDGHIYSFDVNPEFMDIARRNLEKAGMSQYVTLHQHDPHQGVDVRDADIAIVDLGDPWTVLDQVHDALKGSGAFVAICPTMNQIEKTATELKKSGYADIDCVELMIRNIEAREGMTRPSMRMIGHTTYLVFARKVQKLQERVEAEAIAEEEGAEENDEENRDE from the coding sequence ATGAATATCTTGGCAAAGATCGAGGAAGGCTCATACGTGCTGCTGTTTCACACGCCGCGCAAAAAGTGGCTCACCAAGGTGACGCAGGACAAAAAGCTCCACACCCATCTTGGCATCATCGACATTTCTGCCACAATTGGCATGGAGTACGGGTCGGCCATCCGGACCACTGAGGGCAAGCTGGTCTTTCTCATAGAGCCCACGATCCATGACTTTATCATGAAGTCAGAGCGTCGGACCCAAATAGTCTACCCAAAAGATCTGGGATACATCGCCGCTCGCACCGGCCTCAAGAACGGCTCCAAGGTGCTCGAAGTCGGCACCGGCAGCGGCGCACTTGCGACATTCATGGCAAGCATCGTCAAGCCAGACGGCCACATTTACAGTTTTGACGTCAACCCGGAATTCATGGATATAGCAAGGCGCAACTTGGAGAAGGCCGGCATGTCGCAATACGTGACCCTGCACCAGCACGACCCGCACCAAGGAGTCGATGTCCGGGACGCCGACATTGCAATAGTCGACCTTGGAGACCCGTGGACCGTGCTTGATCAAGTGCACGATGCGCTGAAAGGCAGCGGCGCGTTTGTAGCCATTTGCCCGACCATGAACCAGATTGAAAAAACGGCGACAGAGCTGAAAAAGAGCGGCTATGCCGACATTGACTGCGTAGAGCTGATGATCCGCAACATAGAAGCAAGAGAGGGCATGACCCGGCCGTCGATGAGGATGATCGGGCATACGACGTACCTCGTATTTGCGCGCAAGGTGCAGAAGCTTCAGGAAAGGGTCGAAGCAGAAGCTATTGCTGAGGAAGAAGGCGCTGAAGAAAACGACGAAGAAAACAGAGACGAATGA
- a CDS encoding DUF192 domain-containing protein → MRTTTIVVIVAAAAAGIIAGAVLLVTPVARSAEQADSPQEIIIGGEKTPDNSTDDGYRQVNVTVNGVNLVADVAETNEQRSKGLTVKDTLGENESMLFVFETSQKYPFWMPPEMKFPIDIMWLDSNKTVVYIEESAQPCEIYPPISCPNYVPDEDAQYVLETVAGFARKYNVIEGTQVKFDDA, encoded by the coding sequence GTGCGCACAACCACGATAGTCGTAATCGTCGCTGCGGCAGCTGCCGGGATTATCGCCGGAGCGGTCCTGCTCGTCACTCCAGTTGCGCGCTCGGCTGAGCAGGCGGACAGTCCGCAAGAGATCATTATAGGCGGCGAGAAGACTCCGGATAACAGCACCGATGATGGCTACAGGCAGGTCAATGTCACCGTAAACGGCGTCAATCTGGTGGCCGATGTGGCTGAGACCAACGAGCAGAGGTCAAAGGGACTGACTGTCAAAGACACCCTTGGCGAAAACGAATCCATGCTCTTTGTGTTTGAGACATCACAAAAGTATCCATTCTGGATGCCGCCTGAAATGAAGTTTCCAATCGACATCATGTGGCTTGACAGCAACAAGACAGTAGTCTACATCGAAGAGAGCGCGCAACCCTGCGAGATCTACCCGCCTATTTCCTGCCCCAACTATGTGCCTGACGAGGACGCGCAGTATGTGCTAGAGACAGTAGCCGGCTTTGCTCGAAAATACAACGTCATTGAGGGCACGCAAGTCAAGTTTGATGATGCTTGA
- a CDS encoding helix-turn-helix domain-containing protein codes for MLNFKFRLYPTREQEARLEAVLEVNCIVYNYFILNHFRSRNDMSHA; via the coding sequence TTGCTCAACTTCAAGTTTCGCCTCTATCCTACAAGGGAGCAAGAAGCCAGGCTTGAAGCCGTCCTAGAAGTGAACTGCATTGTGTACAACTATTTTATTCTTAACCACTTTCGTAGCAGAAATGATATGAGCCATGCCTGA
- a CDS encoding transposase, with the protein MRNPERHSTIRYEKPVGIDVGITNYAYDSNGNHIDNPLFMSKELKPLRRAQRKVPRRQKGSKNYKKAVSWLQRLHMRIANKRKNFLHNLSTWYCRNYDLIFIYRKIKAAEYEQEPLSGKTHYGFKLGHFQANARVQS; encoded by the coding sequence GTGCGAAATCCTGAGAGACATTCAACAATCAGATATGAAAAGCCAGTTGGCATTGACGTTGGAATAACTAACTATGCCTACGACTCTAATGGCAATCATATTGATAATCCATTATTCATGAGCAAGGAGTTGAAGCCATTAAGAAGAGCGCAAAGGAAAGTACCGCGGAGGCAGAAAGGTTCAAAGAATTACAAAAAAGCTGTTTCTTGGCTGCAGCGCCTGCATATGAGAATAGCTAACAAGCGCAAGAATTTCTTGCATAACCTATCAACATGGTATTGCAGAAACTACGACTTGATATTTATTTATAGAAAAATTAAGGCTGCAGAATATGAACAAGAACCACTATCTGGCAAGACACATTATGGATTCAAGCTGGGGCACTTTCAAGCA